The nucleotide window CCACAAATAGTATCAAAAACATTGGGAGAAACCTCATCACCTAACTGGCCGTGTGCGGGATGGGGATTAGAGGCAATAGGAATTTCTGCTCATGGAGTATAAAGGTGTCCATATAGGTGATGTGCAAGGGAAGGAGGGGAGGAAAAAAGGCTTGAGAGTGGAGAAACTCACATTGCCATTATCTCTTAAAACTCGGAACTCAGAGGCTTTTGGAAAGGGACTCCAGTTAAATGCCTGGCACTGGAATGAGCTAAAAACAGGGAATTAGCCAATCACAAACACACGGTAACACACATCAGAACACACGGGATTAAGATAATAGCTGCATAGCATGATGACTTAACTTTCTCCTTAAAAATTCAAAAATGTTACTACTTCTAAATTAATAGGAAGAATTTGCATATCTTATAGTGCAACTTGGTAAGCCAAAATGGATCATATACTGCAGAGCTATAATGTTGACAGATTCAGTTTTGAGACATAATATATTCCAGTGAAAATAATTGAAACAATTCAATGAAAATCAGTATCTAAAGTTCTAACAAAGACATGTCTACAACAAAAGAAGACATGATGAATGTTGTAATTCTAATGTAGCAATAAATCAAACTGAAATTCCAATGTTCAGAAGCTTTGCATAACAATCAAATCTACCGTTTACATTGAATTGTATTTTATGTTGAATTGTTTCCTATTGCGATGACACaaacagagataaaaatcaacaTCTAGCACACAATCCAGGAAATTTTGCTCAAAGTTTCTGAAATATTATATCAAATTGGATTTCAATCAAGAAAAAATGCTCATAGATGGAACATGGAACCATGCAATATTTGCTAGGCATGGAATAAACACAAACAACGCCCTTGCCGCTGACCTCGAGATAGTGGTGGAAGAAGTGCCCTTGTCCATCCCGGCGACAAAGACCTAGCCTCGAGTCAGAGGGCGGCATGCTGGAAGCAGTGGTTGCCGCTGTTGCAGCCGGCGGCGAGACACTGGTCACATGGGAGAGGTGGTCGTCGTAGCCCTTGACAGGTCAGGTCACCGTCTCCCATCGCAGATCAGGCCCGTGCCTCTCGGCCCCAAGCAGGTCATGTCGTTGCCTCCCATGGCAGATCAGGTCACCGCTGCCTGGCCCCTAGCAGATCGATGGAGAGGAGGAGCCGGCGAAGCAAATCGATGGAGAGAAGGAGCCGGCAGCGTGAATCAGTGGAAAGGAGCGTGCAGGTGATGGTGCAGTTGAGGCCAGCGACGCGGTGATCGTGGAGGGTGGAGGTCCGTGCCCCATCCGACCGCGCCGCTAGGGTCCATGCCCCATCCGGCCGCGCCGCTCGCGTCGGCCCGCAGCCGCCAATGCAATCCGAGGCCATCTCAGGCGTCACAGTCGGAACAGAGCAGGTCGCGAACATGGTTTAGGGTTCGTATGTGGCGTTTCACCATGTGCGCTCTGTTGGATAGGATGGTAgaaaaggcccagtaggcccaatTGAACACGAAACACCCAAAAAAGGCACCGGAGCAGCGGTCCGAAATGCCCAGCGCAGCCTGACGCACGAGTTAGCGCCTGCGTACGAGATTTAGATGGGACTAACAACGAATCCGACGAccaaaaaaaaatctaaaaacAACAATCTAACGGCTAGAAATGCTAATGACCTGAGAGGGTTGGGAGGGTGCTCGGTTTTAATATATCTAAATATTCTTATAAATAACAACCCCTCCCCTAAAAAAAAAACAACAACCCCTCCAATATCGCAAAAGGCCCACCGAAGGATACCCGATAAATTTCTGCTCCTTTATCTTTCCCTTCTCTCTCCTTCCCACAAACCGCGTCTCCGCTTCTCGAGCCCACCCACAAATCTCCTtcggagaagagagagagagagagagagagagagagagagagaggcagggcAGCCAGAGGACGCACGCCTGCCCGGATCATAACCAAGTAGGTACTGTTTTATGCATCCCCCACCCCCTTCCCTCGGATCTGAGCTGCGCGCTTCCCCCGCATTTTTTCTTTCTCTCGTTCTTCATGCTCGATGTGCCTTGTGCTTTGGCTGTGGTAGACGAGATCTGTGTATTGCGGAATCATTTGATCATGTCTTGTACGATTGCAATCGGAGCAAACCTGGTTTGGATCGCCGTTTGGTGTGTACCGTCCACGTTCGAATTTACTCCTATTTACGTTTTGGATTCACCAGCTATCCTGGAAGATTATGGTTAAGAAAGATCTGCAAATCATGAGCCACAGAATAAAGGATATACACAGCACAGTTTTGCACAGGTGGATAGAAAGCCACCTTTCAGTTTAGCTGATTTTGCACTTGGGGAGTATGTTGCCAAAAACAGGAATTGGCTGAGTTTGGCCCTTTCCTTCCTTTAGTCGTGTTATTAGTTTCTTGTAATTTGGCTTGTTCATATTCTTAAAATTTTGATAAATGAAAATTACCATAGAACAATTGTTCTACGTTCAGTGCTTCAATTTTTTTTTTATCAAGGAAGACCAGAAATGTGCTATAGGTGTTTGAGTTTCCAAATTTCAGTGTTTTGCTTTTTGATTGGTAGCTATAGATGAAAGAAGGGTCTACAAGAATTAGATGACAAATAGCCTGGAAGCTGGCCTGCGTATTAGGTCTGAGAAGACGAAAGAATTCGTTTGGTAGTAACTGATTGTATCTACCCGTGTTCATTCCAGTTTTGTGCTTAATGCTTCGGTGCCTGTGGTTTTGGACTGCAAGTCCACAATACAATTCAACTTGTAAATCATGGCAGACTGTAATAATTACTCAATGTTCTTATTTTTGGACTCGTAGGTTTTCTTCAAGTAACCACATATAATTCATTAGACAAACATATTACAGGGATTACACACGTGATCACCACACAAAACAAACATAGGTGTCTTGCAATTTTGCACCAAAGACTCCGCAGCAAGTAGAACTATAATTTCACCCGTGGAGAATCCTGTGCCATGCTGAATCATCGTCCAGCATCGTCCTCAGCCGCCACCGAGGCAACATCGGAGAAAGAGGGAAACTGCCACTATACCTAGATCTGAGGGAGCACCTTCGCATACAAGGATGCCTTTTGAGCCGATCAACCAGGCCACCACAAGCGACGAGACCGAGGCTTTGTGGCCCGTCGGCCAGGGTTCTTCCCCATGTCCACCAAATCCTGGCCCTGTCAACTTCTTCCGATGCTGTTAAAGAAAAGGAACGCCGTCGCCTGCCACCACCCATGTACCCTGCAAGACAATAAACAAAACTGTACCGGTCACAAAATCCCATCGGATCTGGAGGCTGGCAAGAAGACCAAGCCACCTGCTGCCTTGCGCAGCCGATTAGAGCACCGCCGATACGAGGGAAGAGCAGAGGCAGATTATTCCAACGCGGTGTCGTACCCACCATTGATGCAGCGCCTCTCGAAGCAAACTAAGCTTATCCTATGTCACCATCGGACAGAAACCGACGAGGTCCCCGCCCACTCCTGCTGGACAAGGCCCTGCAGCAACACTGATGGCGAGAGGAGGCAACAAAATAACCTCCCAGTCGCTGCTCCAGAGAGGTTCCTCGAATGTACGGAGCGGTTTCAAGTGCTCATATCATGGATGGCGCATCACTTTCCCTCTTCACTTGCCTGCTTTTTTGAATAAGATGGACATGGAGATACTCTAGCTTTGTTGTGTATGCTTTTCAGTTTTACAACCAGGTGGACACCAATCTTAGGTTGTATTTGTTTGGTCTGCAACTTATGCGGCTGCAGCTGAAACGGCTCCGGCTGGAAGGTGCAGCTGTAGCTGCTAGCTCCAGCTGCAATTGTTTGGTAGTGGTACTGAGCTGCAGCTGGTGCTGAAACATGCTGAATTGACTAGAATGCCCTCTGTTGTTCTGTAGATTAGGTTCAAGTGCTGATTATCCTCAACAGTAAATGACCCGATTAAGAGCTGTTTTAGTCTCATATGTCCAATTTTCACATGTTTGAACTGAAATTACAGTATTACACTAGTTTCAATGAATTTGACATACTAGACATATGACAATAATTTTAAACCCATCATAACATATGTTACTAATTACTATATATTACATGAAACCGTCCTTTGGTTGAAAAATACACGGTTTTGGTGAACTGCAACCTACTCTCTCGCTGTCACCGCCATCATAGAATCAGCAATCATGTTACGAGTTGTGTCCATGGTTGTATTTCCACCTCCTGCATAGTTCCTCCAATTGTGTTGAGCACATTCCCTGGAGGATAGTAGTTATCATCATCATCACATGTAACAAAGTGGTAATCATACAAATCACTGTCTCTTATGAAAATTCTGCAATGTCATACAGACAATGATAATCCTCGCTTGCTTCCTAGGTGGGTAGCTAGGCAAGTGTTTTAGAATGCGCCATTTTGTTTCAACACAGCAAAGGATCGTTCTATGACATTTCTAAGTGATGAGTGGAGATAATTGAATATTTCTTCTCAGCCACTTGCAGCATGGCCAATATGAAACTCAGATACATGGTATTCTGTTCCTCTGAGTGGTGTTAGATAACCAACCTGATTGGGGTACCCAGAATAAGCGAGGTAGTATTTTCCTACACAATGAAGATTAATGTCAAACAGGACACACAATGCATTGTCAAGTTGAGTTGTGTGATTGTTTGAAGGAAATACCTGCTGGAGGATGAGGGAACCTTTCTTTGTGCTTGTCAAATGTCTACTTGAATACCCGTGTGTCATGTGCCGAACCAGGCCATCCAGCCACTGCAGAAATGTATCTCATGTTGAAGTCACATACTCCCTCCGATCGGCTGCGTCAATTAATTCGGATCGAGGGAGTACAACCATCACATTTTGTGATGAATAACCATGTCGACCAAAATGGTTGATCATGTTTTTAGCTGGCACAGTGACAGGGATGTGCGTTCCATTGATGACACCAATGCAACCATTGAAGTGAGGAAAGAACTTAGGGTCTTGAAGTCTCTCCTGCACATTTCTGATTTGGGGATCAATGGGTCTAATGATGTCCGcagcaaataaaaccaaacacTTAAACACATGGTTGAATTTTCTGTGAACTGTTTCAGTGAACCTCTTGAATCTGTTCTGGACTTCACTCACTGACTGTGGGCTGTCAACAGTCCACAAGAATATCCCTAGAGCCTCCTCAGAACACATGTTGCATGCTGCTCGTAACCCATAGTCACGTACCAGAGTCTCATGTAATAAGTCAAAAGAAGGTCTGTGCATACGAAACATCTTGTAGCAATCTCTGGAGGACCCCAAGCAATCATAGACCACTCTTGTCTAGTGCATCTTACCTCTGTCCTTTCTTTCTTCATTAGATACTTCTCATTGTGTGTGGTAACAACAAAAGCAACATACATATATCGATGAAGTCTCTTCTTCCTAAGCTTCATCTTCTTTATGTCAGATTCAACCTCACTTTAACTTGCACTCTCACTTGAACAATGGTACCATCATTGATAGGTGTTGTACTCATCTATGCACATACAAATAAAAAAAATCAGTACCACATACCATAATTCAATCCATACGTAACATGACATTGTTGAACAAAGTGCTCAATTAAGCAAGCAAATACATAGTTCAACAATTGTTCAATTAAGCAAGCAAAAGGTACATAGTTCAACAAGTTCTCAATTGTTCGAAACTAAGCAGGGAAATGCATAGACACATGACAGTCAACAGGATGCACTACTTCCTTTCATCAAACTGTCTCTTGAGTCAGTCTCCCTTCATTTGTCTTCATTGCATAAAAGAAGCTATGGTTTGATGGTTTAGCAAACAACTTGTAGCCATGTTATACTCATCACTAGTCCTGGATGCCTCACACTTGGCAACCTCTTCCATAATGGCAAAGAATATCATCATCGTTGGCTGTCTTACTAGTTTGCCCCGCAGTCTTCCTGTATGACATGGTCAACAAACCTCCTTAAGTCTTTTGGCACATTATTTTTCTTGAACTTAGATGGACTACAAGGAATTGCATTTGTTGGACGCTTCGATTTGGTTGTTCTGGGCTTGGGTGTACTGGGGACTAGGAGCAGTAGTATCATTCTCTTCTTTGTACAAGTCACGCACATCTTCCTGCGTTTGAGTTTGTGCCACCTTTGCATCATCCACTCCTGGCATGACAGATGACTGTCCATCAATATTCGCCTTGTCAAACATGATCGCAAGCTCCGTCAAGCTGTGTGGAGGTCCTTTGCGGAAAGCTTTAATTGGCTTGTAAATCTGCACATAAAAAATTAACACTTGTTAGTAGCATTATACAGCATGGCATTTCTAAAACTGATATTCATGTACGAAATAAACTAACCGCGACCAATGCTTCCCATTGAGCATCGTGTGCCGTAATAGTTTGCTTCACATCATCTTATCCAAGTCTAGTTGCTTTGTTTTTGCAAATATCCATGCTGAATATATAGCCTTCATATCATCCCAACAATTTCTGAACTGTTTTCTTATATAGGTTCTTTGGTCCGTGCTTTGAACTCTGCCTTGCCCTGATAGCCAGCGGCAGTTAAGGACCTGGTTGGCCTATGCCCAAGCTGAGCTTTCACTTTGGGCTCTTCCATCTATATAGCCATTATCATTTTGCCAATTTATATAAACAAATGACAATTGAGTAGCACTCACTTGTATCATAACAGCAGTAGCACTCATTAGTACCAGTGTCATTTTGCAAATGTTGCAGTCACTAGACCAGTACAATTTGCAATTCTAGAGCAATTCACTAGTACCAATGTCGATTAGCAAATCTAATGCAATGTTAGCACTAGTACTAGATGAAACATGAACGAAGTTATGTCCAATCAACCGGCTGAGCACATTGCCTCAGGAAGATCATGCACACAGGTAACACACGAAGAGCACGCGCACGCCTCTGCGAGGGGGGAGGGAGCAGAGAGAGCTCTGagggagagaggcgcaggaggtTACCATGGCGTCGGACGGTGATCCAAGTGGCCAGTGGCCGGGGTTGGGGCGGGTGGAGGCGGTACTGTGAGGAGGAGTGGCCGGTGGCAGAGGCAGTGGACGGGGCGGTGGCGGCGTCTCTGATTTGCCGGCTGGTTGATGAGGTTGAGCCGGGTGGCGGCGCAGATTGGGAAAGACCAACCTAGCAGTGGGGTTGGAGCTAGCTGCGGCGGCGCAGATTGGGAAAGACCAACCTAGCGGTGGGGTTGGAGCTAGCTGCGGCTGAAAGAAGCCCGAAATATGGGCCGAGGCTTTTGGACGTTTTTTCAGGAGGGCTTCGACTTTCGGCTGCATGGAGCCAGCCTAAAAATGGCCCGTTGTTTGGGCTACAGCTTTTAGGGAACAGAAGCCACTGAAAAAGCCCGAAACAAGCACACCCTTAATGAACCAAAATACATCACACTTGATGCATGTTGCTGGAGATTGCCTAATGTATACTTATACATGCTTTTGGTGCTGCATTTTGTGATCAACTGATGTAAACTGTAAACACTCAGTCAGTAACTTGTATTTCAATGTATGTAACATAGATATTTCTACAGGTTTTAATTTATCCAGGAATTTACAGAACAGTAATGGTATGTCCTTGTCCTTCAGTATGTATTTACCAAGGAACATGTTGTGGTACACTAGGTGACAATTATTCAAGAAAATTTCTGGCAGTTACGAGTGGAATTGTGAAAGAACAGGCATCTTGGACATCAAGTCTTATTTTGTTACAAACTAATGTTTTTTCTTTACACTTGTTTTGAGTAACCCTACTCATTGTTCTGCTTTCTTTCTTGTTATATATTTGTTTTTATTCTTCCTTTCACCGAGAACATCTATTTTTCTTGAAGTTGCTTGGAATACTAGGTTTTCATAAAGTTGTCTCACTCGCAAAACATATGAATGTATCATGTGAGTGAATATTTTAGTATGATAAACTGCTATTTGCTGCTGCTTTGGATTTTCTTTTCTAGACCTGCGTGTGATTATTGCCGGTCAAAGGTCTATTTGCAGATAAAATAAGAATTTCTCTGTTTATATTCTGAAAATGTCAGTTTGATTCTTGTTGAGTTACATAATAGTTTCACATCATTAAGGTATGTATTGTGAGGGATTTAAACATTTAAACTTTTTGTTTCATCCCAGGGTCACCTGTTTTGAATTATGTACCCCCTCCGTCCCAAAACAATCATTGTTTTTGCTTATGAACATTTAAAGTAGCTTGAAATATGTATCTCTTGTTAAACTTATTCTTTGTTTTGCGCAGGATTCAAATTTGCCCGCTCATCAATCATGGTTCTTGATTCATTATCATCGCCTCACAGGAGGTCGCAAAACACATTCTTTCTGTCATCTCCTAAGAAGCCTCAATCATCTCGTGATGATGTTGGTAGTTGGTCTGCCCTGGTTGAGCGGCATCGCTTTCTCTTGACAACGCTAGTGGTGCTTGCCTTCCTGTGCACCATATATCTTTACTTCGCGGTGACCTTGGGGGCACCACAAGCTTGCTCAGGGTTGACGGGCGATGAAATGACCGTATGTCAGGAAAAATCAGCCCTGCAACATGGAAAGTTGAAATATGGCTAACTCCGCTTGACAGTTTACAATGTGCTTGTAGTCCAAATTTGTGTATTCTTTAGTGGTGGATGCTGAAAGGGCTTGTATTGATGCTGATGTACATTTTAATGGAGTGATAGAGGGGATTGTTTGTGCTCTGAAACCGTATAACTGAATAGGTCCCATTTTATTATTGTCATGGTGTACTAAAAATATCATGACACTAATTGAACCTGGATATATATATAGAGCATGGATTTGCTATCCACATTAGTTAGGGTGGTTGTTATCGGAACCGTTCATGTGCTTTGAGATCTGCACCTTTAGGTGGATAAGGTTTTAAATTTCTGAATTGTTGAATTTCGGCATGACACAAGAGGTAAACTCGCATGCACCTTTATGTACGCATAGCCCCAAAACGGCAACCTAGTGTCTGACTTTTCAGGCCCTGTCAGAGCAAAATACGCAGGTACCTTTCTGGACCGGCAGGGATCCCCAGGGAGCTACTTCGGGCAATCTTCTGCCCTTGCGTGATGGGTGCTCATTTACTAAAAGTTCAGAACTGTGCTGGTCCGAGCGTATGAATCCTGCCATTTTTGTCTCGTGATGGTTCGGCACCGTTTTAATCAGTTGATGAACTCGGTTGTCCGGCCGAAAAGGCACAGAAGATGATTGCAGCCAAAAGTGTTTAAAGAGTAAATGCGGTTTCAGTCTGCTCGCCACTGCATACTCCGATCTTCGGAAAACGGCAGGTTCCACGTTTTTTGTTTGGTCTTAGCAGTAAGCATACCACGTATTCTTGTTGACCCGGCTACTCGTTTCTACACTACAGTGAGAAGTAATCAGATATCCGTGTTAAGGACTTGGGCGTAGCCGCCCACTTGCAATCATCTTCTGTTCCAAAAGGGGCCAACAGGCTGTTCAGTGATGTGTTGCAAGTATTCTTATTCTTTTAAATGGAGCGAAAGATTTGCCTCATATATTAAATAATGAGGGGAAACAGTTTGTTACAAAATACACCCAGATTACGACATGACAATTATTCTCGCAATAAGGATAAAATAAATCCTAACTACCTGAAGAGTCGACCACCGCAACCACTATCGCCAATCTAGCTACCCCCGCGCCGCACGCCCTcagcgcccctcccctccccgcgccgccggccgCTCCGGCCGCGGCGGCCACCTCCCTAGGGCCGCGAGCTGCCCAACCTAGCCCTTACGCGCCGCTGGTCAGTCCGGCCGCGGCGGCCACCGCCCCCATCCCGTCCGCGGCTTCCAGCTGGAGGCATGGGCCGCCCCCGCTCCCGTAGATCTAGTGCTAGTGGTAGCCGGCGCGGATCCACACCTGCCTCACCTGCATCCACCGGTCCATCCATGGTGCCAGACTCTCAGCTGCCCCACGGCGTCAATGCGCGAGATCCCGAATCCCCGCCCCGGATCCTGCTCCGTGGAGAGTGCTCCATCGCCTCGGGCCTGCTCCGCCCGGCGGATCCTGCTGCGGATCACGTCTCTTTACCTTTTTTCGGAGCGATCGCGTCTTCAATCCATAGTAGTTGCGCCTGCGGCCTCCGCCAGTTCACCATCCCCGGCGCCGGACCGTGGTTGGACTATGGTCTCGTCTCGGAAAGGCCGGCGCCCCAGCTCTGGCCCTGCGGGCAATAGGCCGCGCACCTCTCCATCCCTCCTTGGCCGGCGTGGTGCTTTCAATGCGTCTGCTGGCCGGGCTGCCTTCTTAAGCCAGTTCAGGGGGAAGTGCTTCCGTTGTCTGAGCAAGAAACACCGTAGGAAGGATTGCCGGGACCCGATCTGCTGCATCATCTGCAACCTCTCCGGCCACTTCGGCCGGGAGTGTCCGCAGAACCCCAAGTGCAACCCCGCCGCGGCCTCTGCTCGGGTGCGGGTGCGGGGCAGGCTTGGCTTCCCTGCTGCTGCGGTCGTACCTCCACCTCCAACCGTCGTCGCGCCCCTGTCACCTGCCATGGAGGGCACCCACGTCGCCGACCCTGCGCGCCGTCCGCGCCACAGCTGCAAGGTGGTCATGTCCACCCCCGCCCTAGAGCATGTCGTCTTCGTCCTCAAGCGCCAGGCCGTGCTCCTCACGGCGGCGGACGCCAGGCGCACCTACTCTGCCATGGCGGTCGGCCAGGAGTTGGAGGCGCGACTGCGCATCCAGCCGCACCAGCTGCGGATCACCTGCCACGACCCGGAGGACTACCTCATCATCTTCGACCTGCCGGTCCACCAGGAGCAGGTGGCCAAGCTGGGCGCGCTGACGGTCGACGGCGCCAAATTCTTCATCAAGCGCTGGCATGAAGACGACCATGCCGTGATCCAGCCGTTCAACTACCACGTCCGAGTTGTCATCGAGAAAATGCCGTAGCACTTCTGGTCTGTGGAGGGGGCTGAGGAGGCGCTCGGCTGTCGCGTTGACCGCCTCGACAGCCGCACGTTCGAGCGCAGCCACACCAAGAGTTTCGCCTGCTGGGTCTGGGTATGGGACGTCGGCCTCATCCCGACCAAGCACACCTTCTGGCTGATGCAGAGCGGGGCGGGCAGAGTGGAGGAGATGCTGGGCTTTTCGCCGCTCGACCGCGTCGTCGCTGTGCCGCCGTCTGCAAGCCGCCACGACGTCCTCATCC belongs to Triticum urartu cultivar G1812 chromosome 7, Tu2.1, whole genome shotgun sequence and includes:
- the LOC125524767 gene encoding uncharacterized protein LOC125524767 is translated as MVLDSLSSPHRRSQNTFFLSSPKKPQSSRDDVGSWSALVERHRFLLTTLVVLAFLCTIYLYFAVTLGAPQACSGLTGDEMTVCQEKSALQHGKLKYG